The Chiloscyllium plagiosum isolate BGI_BamShark_2017 chromosome 42, ASM401019v2, whole genome shotgun sequence genome contains a region encoding:
- the LOC122542999 gene encoding caspase-3-like: protein MAEMTDSQTGSGHCLKPRVLIITIQKFNSHTNFTERVGASRDTKELHKVLSKLGFQVTFKIDCTAEEILQEYKQESFRNHGSYFISVISSHGAEGIIYGSDGCPIRLSEIYSMFTPQSCPTLAGKPKIFFIQACRGLQLDDGVYLETDGVVETDSGCSTQSAYSHYEAVPEDTTVHFSTSSDHAAFLRPGYGSIFLQSLCKMLMGEQRHWELLRIMTRINGLVAWSFESRGLNFGGKKQMPCFVSRMRHEVFPFSDRLTPA from the exons ATGGCTGAAATGACAGATTCTCAGACTGGTTCAGGGCATTGCCTCAAACCCAGAGTGCTGATTATAACAATACAGAAATTCAATTCACACACAAACTTCACAGAACGGGTTGGAGCTTCAAGGGACACTAAGGAACTTCACAAAGTGCTGTCCAAACTGGGCTTCCAGGTGACGTTTAAGATCGATTGCACAGCAGAAGAGATCCTGCAGGAGTACAAACAAG AAAGCTTTCGCAATCATGGATCCTACTTTATCTCAGTAATCTCCAGCCACGGTGCAGAAGGAATAATTTATGGATCAGACGGTTGTCCTATAAGGCTCTCAGAGATTTATTCCATGTTTACACCACAGAGCTGTCCCACATTGGCTGGGAAACCGAAGATCTTCTTCATCCAG GCCTGTAGAGGGTTGCAGCTTGATGACGGTGTCTATCTCGAAACTGATGGAGTAGTGGAAACAGACAGTGGCTGCTCCACACAGAGTGCCTACTCACATTATGAAGCAGTGCCTGAAGACACCACGGTCCATTTCTCCACCAGTTCAG ATCATGCTGCTTTCCTCCGACCTGGATATGGCTCCATCTTCCTGCAGAGTCTATGTAAGATGCTGATGGGGGAACAGAGACACTGGGAGCTCCTGCGGATCATGACTCGGATTAATGGGCTGGTTGCCTGGAGCTTTGAGTCCAGAGGACTGAATTTCGGGGGCAAAAAGCAGATGCCTTGCTTCGTTAGTAGGATGCGACATGAGGTTTTTCCATTTTCCGACAGACTGACTCCAGCCTGA